The genomic DNA ACTCGTGCCGCTTGCGGACCTCGAACGCGATGCGGCGCGGGCGGTCGCGGTCCAGCACCAGCACCCCGTCCCGCAGCACGCGATGGACGAGCTCCACGTCGGCATCGTCGATGACGACGAGATCGACCTCCCGGCCGACCGCGCGCTCTAGGTAGAGCGCGAGCTCGGTCGGGAGATCCTCGAGGGTCCCGGACGCGGGCTTACCGCGCAGCACGGCGATGTCCACGTCGCTGTCCGGTCGCGCGCTCCCCCGCGCCACGCTCCCGAAGACCCAGGCCGCGACCACGTCGCCCCGCTCCGCGACGGCTCTCCGGACGGCGTCGATCGAAGGGTTCATCGGGACAACCATACCACGTGGAACCCAGGCGGAGCCTAAGGAGACCATCGCGCGGAAACTGGGCAATACGTGTCCGGGTGCGCCGACACACGGGTGGTGACCAACGCCAACGACGCCGCCATCACGATCGCGTGTGCCTGAGAGAGGACCAGCGAGTCGATGGTCAGAGCCAAGCCATGGGCGCGGGTGGAAACCGAACTCGACGGTGCTGCCTTCGCGTTCCCCGTTCCTGGGCGGTTGGTGCTGCTCGGCTCGGACCCAGCGGCGGTCGACTTCTACGACGCGCTCGGAGCCCTGCCCTGCGCGCCAGCGGCCTGGAAGGCGCCACCGGGAATGGTGGCGAGGGTGATCCCCGCCACGGTTTGTGCCACGATGTCCACCGTGGCTGCCGCGCTCCGAGACTGACACCATGCCGAAGCTGACCCGCGAAGAAGCAGAAAATGCCTTTCTCCAGACGTTCGAGCGGGCCGCGCCGCATGATCACGGTGGCGTGCTCGTGGGTGGCGTGCCGGTGGCGTCGAAGATCGAGCCGCCCAGCACGCTGGCCGAAGGCGGCCAAGCTCGAGCGCACGGCACCGGCAAGACTCGCTGACGGACGACCAGCGCTGCTGGCGCGGATTCCGGGCTTGCTCACCTAGCCGGGAGGGGGCGACCATCGGCTCGTGCAGCTCGGAAGCGCCCGTGTGAGTCGTCGTCGGCCAAGATGGCCGTCCCCCGACGCGCGTCGCTGGGTCGGCTCGGGCATGCTCATCGCCACCATGATGCTCGCCGCGTCCTGCGACCGCGCCATCGACGAGGCCACGCTCACCCGCGAGACCGAAGAAGCCCAGCAGGCCGAAGCCGCCGCACGGGAGCGCTTCGGGACCGGCGACGAGCGCACCGCGTGGACGCTCACGGTCACCGGGCGCGTCCCCTCCACCACGGTGCTCCCCTTCCGCGAGGTGGAGCGGCTCGCCACCACGGAGTACCTCGCGAAGCCCACCAACGAAGACGCGGACCCGCCGCCGGCGCGCTTCCGTGGGGCCCGGCTGGTGGAGCTGATGGCACGGGCGGAGGCGCCGGCGGATGCCGCGGAGGTCACGCTGGTGGCGAACGATGGCTTCCGAGCCACGTTCGCGGCGCCGGACGTGCGCACCTACCCGGTGATGCTCTCCATCCTGTGGGACGGCGTGCCCATCACGCGCAGTCGCGGCGGGCCGCTGCTCTCCACGGTGCCGAACTTCACCGAGCCGGCGATCGAGGAGCGGTACAACTACTCGTGGTGGGTGTTCTACGTGACGCACCTGGTGGTGGACACCGCCGAGGTCGCGCTGCGCATCGGGGACTGCACGCTCGGTCGGACGCAGCTGGCCGCGCTGCCCCCAGCCGAGGTCACGGTGCGCCACGGCTTCCGCGTGGGCTGGCCCAGCGGGGAGCTGCGCATCGCTGGCGTGCGCGTGCGGGACGCGCTGGCCGCGTGCGAGGCGGCCGTCGGCCCAGGCGACCGCGTGCGCGTGCGCGTGATGGCGCCGGTGCCGGACGGGGACGGTCACGCCGTGCGGCTCGACGCCCGGTCCATCGCGGACACCGACGTGCTGCTCGGGCTGCGCTTCGGAGCCGACGACCAGCCCATCCCGGCGCGGCTCGGTGGCCCGGTGGTGCTGGTCTTCCCGCCCGGCGTGAGCGGGCCGAGCCAGAGCGAGTGGCCCACGTTCGTGCGTGGCCTCGACGTGGAACGCGGGAGCGCACCATGAGACACGAGACCCGGCCGTTCCGCTCCATCGCCGCGCGTCTCTCGCTCACCACCACGGCGCTCGTGGCGAGCGTGCTCGTGGCGGTGGTGGCCGTGTGGACCACCAGCCAGCAGCGGGCCATCCGCGACGCCACGCAGCACGAGGCCAGCTCCATCGCCACCAGCCTCGCGGCGGCGTGGGCCAACGAGCTCATCGACGAGAACTGGAGCCAGATCCGCACCATGCTCAGCGTGGTCATCGAGCAGAGCCCGGACATCGTCTATGTGTTCGTGACCGACCGGCGGCAGCACGACCGGGTCATCGCGGCCGTGCCCGACGACCAGATCGACCGCTTCGTGCCCGACCTGGTCCCGCTCCGTACCACCGAGGCTGCGAACGCCGACACCCAAGACGCGCGCGAGCTCGAGACGCACCTGCTGCGCGACGTGACGTTCGAAGGGGAGCCGCGCGCGCGCCGGGGCGACCGCATCGTGGAGGTGGCGGCCGACATCCGCGCCTTCGAGGGGACCGAGAGCTTCGGGGTGCTGCGCGTGGGCATCTCCACCGCGCGCATCGAGCGCGTGCTGGCCGACACCGCGAAAGACGTGGTGCTCATCGCCGCGGGCTTCCTGGTGCTGGGGCTGCTCGGGTCGCTCTTCGTGGCCCAGCGCATCGCGAGCCCGGTCCGCTCGCTCGAGCGCAGCGCCGCGCGCATGGCCGAGGGAGACCTCGCCCATCGCGCGAACGTCCAGCGCACCGACGAGATCGGGGCGCTCGCGGCCACGTTCAACGACATGGCTGGCACGCTCGAGGCCAGCTTCGGGCGGCTGGAGGCCACCGTCACCTCGTTCGAGCGCTTCGTGCCGCGCAAGTTCCTGGGCGTGGTGGCGCCCGACGGCATCGAGAAGATCCGCGTGGGCGAGCGGGCCACGCGCACCATCACCATCCTGTTCAGCGACATCCGCGGCTACACCTCGCTCTCCGAGGCCATGAGCGCGGAGCAGATGTTCGAGCTGCTCAACGACTACCTCGCGCGCATGGGCAACGAGATCGACCCGCGCGGCGGCTTCATCGACAAGTACATCGGCGACGCGATCATGGCGCTCTTCGACGAGGAGCACACGGACGAGGCGCTGCTCGCCTGCCTCGCCATGCGCCGCTCGCTGGCCGAGTGGAACGTGGAGCGCAAGGCGCGTGGTGAGCCGCCCATCGACACCGGCATCGGCCTGCACCGCGGCGAGGTGATCATGGGCACCGTGGGCTACCGCAGCCGCATCGACTCCACGGTCATCGGCGACGCGGTGAACCTGGCCTCGCGCATCGAGGGCATGACCAAGAATTACGGCTGCGCCATCCTCGTGACCGACGAGGTGAAGGACGCGCTCCTGCACCCGGAGCGCTTCAAGATCACGCTGGTGGACGCAGCGGTGAAGGTGAAGGGCAAGGACATCGCCGTGGCGCTCTACTCGGTGGAGGAGCCCGCGAACGTGCCGAGGCCGGAGCTCGGCTGAGTCGCCGCTCGTGACGGTTGGCAAGGAGGGCAGTCGGTCCCTACACTCGAAGGATGCAGCCCATGCTGATCCACGTTCCGACGCTCGCTGAAGAGGTGGCGCCGTATCGGGCGCTCTCCGACGTGCAGCGCGCGGCAATGCTGAGAGCGGTGTGTCGAGCGGGGGCGCGAATGGCGCTGGCTCGTCCTGATGCGGCCGCCGTCCTCGCCTATCGTGACCCCGTGTCGCCCGAGACGGAGGCCGCGCTGGCTCGGCTCATCCGCGAGTTCCGGCGCTCATGAGCATGCCGGTCGCCCCGGTCGACCCACTCGATGCGGCGTTGCACCTCGGCGATCACATGAGTGCCGCGGGTGTCTCGTATGCCATCGGTGGCGCGCTGGCGTACGGTTGGTGGGCGGTCCCCCGCGCGACGATGGATGTCGACATCAACCTGTTCGTCGAAGACCAGCTGCTCGACGCAGCGCTCGACGCACTCTCGGCGGCGGGAGTCGAGTTCGTGCGCCCCGCAGCTCGCGCAGAGCACGAAGCACGCGGCATGTTCACCGCCATGCTCGGGCCGTTCCGAATCGATGTGTTTACGCCGAGCATTCCGTTCTCGATGGAGGCCGCACGCACCAAGGTCCTCATCCACATCGAGGGTCGCCCACTGTGGGTGCTCTCGGCCGAGGCCATCTGCGTGTTCAAGATGCTGTTCTTTCGCCCCAAGGACCTGGCCGACCTCGAGCGTTTGGTCTCGCTTCGCGCGGACCTCGACGGCGCCTATGTTCGGAAGTGGCTGGTGGACATGATGGGTGAGGACGACGTGCGCGTGCAGCGCTGGGACGAAGTCCTCGGCAGCTGAGCGTCGCGCCGCTCAGTCCGTGGCCTTGGCCCGCAGCGCCCCGGCCTTGTCGCGCAGCCCGGCGTTCGCGAACAGCCGCGCGGCCAACGTCCACGCGCGCCTGGCCCTCTCCAAGTCGCCGGCCTGCTGCGACAAGTCGCCGGCCAGCTCCACCGCCTCGATCACCGCGCGGTCCAGCACGGCCTCGTCGTTCACCCGTGCGCTCAATCGGCCCTCGTGCTCCGCCCAGCTGGCGCGGTCTTTGGCCACCACGGCGCACGGCAGACTCAAGGCGTGCAGCGCGGCCAGCGCGCCCACCTGGCCGAGCACGTCGGCCATGCGCCACGCCACCTCGAGCTCGCGCAGGGCTTCGTCGTAGCGGGCCTCGCGGATGAGCACCAGGCACAAGCCGCCCACGATGGTGGCCTCCAGCTGGGCTGCGCCCTGGCTCTGGCTGATGCCCAGGGCGCGGCGGTAGTGGGCCTCGGCCTCGGCCAAGTGCCCGGCACGGCGGTGCAGGTCGGCCAGGTTGTTGAGGGTGGAGGCCACGCCAAAGAGGTCGCCCACGCGCTCGAAGAGGGCCAGCGCTTCTTCCAGGTGGCCGGCGCTGGCGGTGGGGTCGTGGGGCGACGAGAAGCCCAGGCCCGCCAAGCTCGCCGCGGCCCCGTGCATGTCGTCATATGCGCGGCAGGTCTCGAGCGCGGTGAGGTATGCCCCGAAGGCCAGCGGGTGGTCTCCCCGCAGGGTGGCCGAGAAGCCGAGGCCCCGCATGGCGCGCGCGGACTCCACGCGGCGGCCCAGGAGGTCGAAGTCCTGCGCCGACTCGAAGAGCAGCGGCTCGGCGGCGTCCAGCTTGCCCAGGTGCACGTCCAGGTAGCCGCGCAGGTAGCGCGCGTGCGCCAGCTGGAAGGGCTGGTTGGCGAGCACGGCCAGGTCCAGCGCTTCGTCCGCCAGGCGTGACGCGCGGGTGAGGGCGCCCTGCTTCCACGCAGCCTCGGTGCGCATGAGCAGGTTGTCCACCCACTCCACGTGCTGAGGGTCGGCCTCGATGTCGATCAGCGTGCGCGAGTGCAGGTCCAGCAGCTGGAGCGAGCGCTCGATCTCACCGCGCTTGCGGCGCACGTCGGCGGCGATGCGCAGCGGGGCCACGGCCTCGCGCAAGCGGTTGGCCGCGCGCAGGTGCATGGCCAGGCGCTCGGCCACGTCCACCTCGCCGTCGGTGAGCTTGGGGCGCAGCACGTCGGCCACCGCGCCGTGCAGGTGCGGCCGCACGTCACGCTCGCGCGCGCTGCGCTCCAAGGCCTCGCGCAACATGCCGTGCACGAAGCACACCTTGCTCATGGTGTGGTCGAGCGGGTCCTCCAGCTCCATGAGCTGCGCGCGCAGCATCTCGCTCAGGAAGTCCTTGGGCACGGCCAGGCGCAGCACCAGGCACGCGCTGCGCCACTCGTCCACGGGCACTACGCGCCCGAAGGTGGCGGCCAACTCGAGCGCCACGCGGCCGTCCTCGATGCCCTCCACGGCGCGCGCCACGCGCTGCGTCCACACGCTGAAGAGGTCGTCGGGCAAGTCGGCGCTGGCCCCCTCGCGCAGGGCGAAGCCGCGCTTGCTCAGCTCCAGCACGCCGCGCTGCACCCAGTCGCCGATCAGCTGCGTGGCAAACAGCGGGTTGCCGGCCGTGCGCCGCGCGATGCTGGCCGCCAGCTCGCTCTCGAAGCGCAGCAGACTGGCCACCAGCGTGAGGTGCTCGGGTGGGTCCAGCGGGCCCACGCGGATCACGGTGACGTCGGAGCGTGCCTCCATGAGCTCCAGCTGCGCGCGCTCGGCCGGCCGCTCGGCGATGGCCTCTTCCTGCACGGTGAGCACGAACAGCAGCGGCAGCGGAGTGGCCGCGTAGTCCAGCACGTACTCCACGAAGTAGAGCGTGAGCGCGTCCCACTGCACGTCGTCGAACGCCACGATCAGCGGCCGCTCCGCGCTGGCTCGCTGCAGCAGCCGCGACAGCAGCGCGAAGCGCGCGGAGGGCTGCACCACGCGCACGGCGTCGGTCTCGTCCGCGCTGCTGGCGGGCGTGGCCAGCGCGGCCAGGCCCTCCCACTCGCGCTCGTCGTCCACGCCCTCGGCGCGAAGCAAACGGCGCACGCGCGCCAGCGTCATCTTGCGGTCGAGCCCGCGTGTGTTGAGGCGCTGCTCGGCCAGGCGCAGGAGCGCGTCACCGGCTTCGCTGTCGGGCTCGTGCTTGGCGCGCAGCACCTCGGCGCTGCCCACCTCGTGCGCGCGCTCGCACACCCACGTGGCCAGGCGCGTCTTGCCGAAGCCGCTGGGCCCCTCCAGCACCAGCACGTGCGGGCGCGCCTCGTGGCGCACGCGCCGCAGCGCATCCCACATCTGATCGCGCGCCACCTGGCGGCCCACCAGCGGCACCTCGCGCACACCGAACAGCCCGAGGCCTGCTCCCAGCAGCGTGTCCGGAAGCGGCTCCTGCGCGGTCATCCAGCGCTCGGGAGTGGGTGGCGCCTCACTCGGCTCCCACAGGCTCTCGTCCGGCTCGAAGGGGATGATGTCGGTGATGACGGTGGGCTGCGAGCGCGCCGACGTGTTCGAGACCTCCTGCAGCTGCGTGGAGAGCGACACACGCTGGCTGTCGGGGGGTGGCACGCGCGGAGGACGCTCGCTGACGGTGCCGTCGTTCGTGATTTCGATGGGCGCCGAGGGCTTCGACTCGGCCTCGCCCATGACGGTCATGGTCTGCGTGGCCACGACCTCGCCGGTTTCCCAGGGCGACGGGCCGGGCTCGTCGCTGGGCCGCGGCGGAAGGTCGCTTGCGGGCAACCCGGCCACCAGCTTGTCCAGCGCGTACAGCGCGTCGGCAGCGCAGCGATAGCGAGCCATCGGGTTCTTCGCCAGCAGCCGGCGCACCCAGTCTTCGTAGCCATCCGGCACCAGGAAACGGGGCACCAGCGGGAGCGGGATGGAATGCAGGTGCGCCTGCGCGTGCTCGGCCTCCGTGCGCGCATCGAACGGACGGCGCCCCGCGGCCAGCTGATACGCCAGGCAGCCCAGCGCATAGAGGTCGGTCCACGGACCGAAGTCGCGCATGGCCCCGCGGAACTGCTCGGGCGCCATGTAGGCCGGCGTGCCTGCGGCGCGCGTGCGGCCACCCGCGTCGTCCTGCGTGATGACGTGCGCCAGGCCGAAGTCGGTGAGCTTCAGGTCCGGCGGGTAGTTGGGCGCGCGCCGCACCCACAGCACGTTCGCGGGCTTCAAGTCGCGGTGCACGATGCCGCGCGCGTGGGCGTGGGCCAGCGCCGTGAGCAGGCGCGCCAGCACGGCATAGGTGGCGTCCCAGGTGACGGCCGGGTAGGCCGACGCCAGCGTGCCCTCGGCCAGCTCCATGACCAGGAAGGGGCTGCCCGCCACCAGGCGCCCGCGCGCTTCGTAAGCCGCAGCGGGTGTGATGACGCCGTGGTCCAGCACCGACACGATGGCGTCGTGATTCAGCCGGGCGACGGCGCGCACCTCACGGCGGAAGGTGGCCAGCGAGCGAGGCTCGCGCGCGCGCTCGAGCGACAACACCTTCACCGCGACGGGCTGGCCACGCTGCAGGTGCACCCCGCGCCAGACGGCACCCATTCCGCCCTGACCGATTTGGTCTTGGAGATAGAACGCTCCCAGGCGGACGGGATGCCCCATGGGCCGACGGTATCACGGGCGGGGGGCCGCGTGGCGCGCTTCGATGGCCTGCACCTCGGCGTCGATCAGGCGCTGCAGCATGCGTGGGAACGGCCACATGAAGAGGTACGCCGGGCCCGTGAACTGCAGCAGGATGTACGCGTGCAGCGTAGGGTCGGCCGCCGCGCGTGGGCCGTACACGTCGGCGTAGGCGCGCAGCGTCTCTTGGTAGGCCCGCCACTCGATCCACGCCCGCCCCATGGCCATGCCCACGGGCAGCACCGGAAGGCCGTAGATCAGCGTCATGCCCAGCACGCCGTAGCGCCGGAACTGGCGCAGGTGCACCGCCTCGTGCCGCAGCGTGATGTAGCGCGACTCGTCGCTGCGCGTGTCCCATGACGTGGGCAGGTAGATGGTGCGGCCCAGCACGGTGGTGTAGGTGCTCACGTAGGCCGACTGGCCGCCCAGCGTGAGCCCGCGCAGCAGCTTGTCGATGCGCTGCGACCACGGGTGGTCTTGCTTCTTCACGATGCGCAGGCCCGGGAACTCCGCGCGAAGCTCTTCGAGATACGCGTCGGTGCGCGGCGAGGCGGTGCAGGCCGACGGCGGCCGCGAGCTCACGGCGTGCTTGCCCCGGCCGGTGCTGCGGGCTTTGGCTTCTGCGCGGCGGGCTTGCTGGTGGCCCCAGGCTTCTGCGAGGCGCCGTTGTTGTCGAGCTCCACCACCAGCGCGAACAGCATGGCGATGGGCGGCGCGAAGAGCAGCGGCAGGCTGGTCCAGGCGGTGTCTTCTGGCGCGCCGAAGACGCTGAACGAGACCTGCGCCGGGATGAAGCGCACGGCGGCCCAGTAGAGCGCGGCGCTCACCGCCAGGCCGAACACGCCCTTGAGCAGGCTCTCGAGCCAGGCCTCGTGCAGCCACGGCGGCCGGCCCGCGACGATGCCCGCGGTGGCACCCGTGCCCATGGCGATGGGATCCCCGAGCAGGTCGCGCGCCACACGCCAGCCCAGCCCGAAGTGGAAGAAGCACGCGACCAGGATGCCGAGCGCGAGGCCCTTGAGCAGGCCGAACAGGATGCGTTTCTGCACGCGTCGAGGGTAGCAGCCCCGGGGGCCCATGGGCAGCCCAGTGCTACTCGGGCCGAATGCGCGGCCGGCCCGCGTCGCGCTGGACCTCGGCGGGGTAGGGGCAGTGCCGGCAGCCGCTCCCGCAGCAACGCTCGCGCGCGGCCAGCGCGGCCGCGGTCATCACGAAGAGGCCCGAGCTGGGGTCCAGGTAGCCTTGCTGGCCCCGCGCCTCGGCTTCGTCATGCGCGCGCTGCGCTGCCGCCGGGATGGGCGGATCGTGAGCAGCCCGCACGCTAGCCGCGGCCCGTGCGGTAGCGGTCGGTCCAGCGTGGCAGCGCCGGCGCGCGGCTGGTGAAGGGACCCAGGTCCGTGGAGCTCAGCGTGTGGATGAACAGCAGGCGCTGCCCACGGCGCTCGCCCTCGGCGTGCCGCAGCATCTGTGCGAAGGCCTTGGCGGTGTACGTGGGGTCCAGCTCGATGTCCTCCGAGAGGGCCAGCTCGCTCGCGCGCGTGGCGGCGTCATCGGGCTGACCGTAGCCCGCGCCGCGGCTCTCGTCGGTGATGGTCACCAAGCGCTTGGCGGCCTCGGCCACGCGCGGGAAGCGCGGGTCGCGCGCGTGCAGGTCGTGCACCACGCGCTCGATCAGGCCGTCCACCATGGCGCGCGGAGCTACCAGGCGGGGCGTGACTCGCGCGGCGATGATGGGCACGCGCAGGCCCCCTGCGGCCAGCCCCACCGCGAACCCCACGGCGGTGCCGCCGCTGCCGAGCGCCATGTAGATGGCCTGCGGCTCGGGCGTCTGTCCGGCGTCGATCTGGGCGACCAGCTCGAGGCCCGCGTCCACGTAGCCGAGCGCCCCCAGTGGGGAAGTGCCGCCATGCGGGATGAGGTAGGGCCGCCGGCGCGAGAGCCGCAGGCGCGCCATGACGCGCAGCAGCTCTGCGGGCGCGAGCGCCGAGTGCCGCACGGGGTGGTGGGTGGCCCCGGCGCCGAGGCCCGCCAGCAGGTTGCGCTCCACGTGCGAGGTGAAGGGCTGCGGGACCAGCACGCCGTGCACCGCGAAGCCGTGCCGCGCGCCGTGAATGGAGGTGGCTAGCACGTGGTGCGAGCCGAACGCTCCCACCGTGAGCAGCGTGTCGGCACCCTGGGCCGTGGCCTCGCCGATCAAGTAGGCTAGCTTGCGCGCCTTGTTGCCGCCGTAGTGCTGCGCTGAGCGGTCATCGCGCTTGATGAACAGCTCGGTGCTGGTCATGCGGCTGAGACGCGGGAGCGCGGTGACCGGGGTGGGCAGCGGGCCCAGCAGGTCGGCCCGCACCAGTGTGTCGAGTCCGGGGAAGCGTTGTGCGAGCGTGTGGGTCATGAGGCGGGCGTCTTGGGCGGCTTCTCCTGAGGCTTGTCAGGCTTCTCGCCCTTGTCCAGCTTCGGGTGCTTGGTGGTCGCTGGGCTCGCCCCGGCGCCCTCCTCACCCACCGTGGTTTCGCGCGGCCGCGCGGCCTTGGCCTCTAGCGTCGCCAAGTGCGCCTCCGCGCGCTCCAGCAGCTGCCCCTGGAAGGCCGACGCGAAGCTGGCCGAGAGCAGCCTGCCGCGTACCTGCCAGAGCTCCGGGTCCACGGGGTCGCGCAGCACCTGTGGCTCGCACTGTGGCGTGGTCCACGGAGACGCCAGCACGGCGTCGCGCAGCGCGCGGCGGATGTCGGCCGCGTTGCCCTTGCTGCCGAGCCGCAGCACCACCTCCTGCACGGTGTCGCCCTCTTCGTCGCTCACGATGGGGATCTGCATGAGCATGCGGTTTGGCACGGCCACGCGGTGCCCCTTGCTGTCGCGCAGCCAGCTGGAGCGCAGGCCGATGCGCTCCACGGCGCCGGAGAACTCGTCGGAGCGGATCCACATGCCGCGCCGGATACGCCGCTCGAACACGATCACGATGCCGGCGATCAGGTCGGGCATGACGTCGCGCATGGACCAGCCCAGCGCGGCGCCGCTGGCCATGAGGATGAAGTAGACCACCCAGCGGACGTTCGCGGGGACCACCTGGATGACGAGCGCCAGCGCGATGAGCAGCGCCAGCAGGCGCGCCGCGACCTGCACGAAGGACAGCAGCGTGGGCAGCCAGCCGTCCCGCAACAGCCGTGCGCGCAGTCGCTCGATGACGCCTGAAATCAGGGCCATGAGCGCGAGCAGCGCGAGCAGGCCGAGCGGGCCAATGCCTCCCGTGGGAATGCCGGGGATGATCTCGCGCAGGCCCTCCCACGGGTCGCCCACCTCGGTGGGTGGCACGAAGGGCATGGGCACCTGCACGAAGGTGGTGGTGGGCGCGGGTGGCGGTACGGGTGCGACGACCGGTAGGACACCGGCGTCAGCGGGCACACCGGCGTCGACCACCAGGGCAGCGGGTGCAGCGACGCTGGCGTCCGGCGGGCCGGCGTCCGGCAGCGCTTCGCTGGGCACACCGGCGTCCATGGCCTCGCTGGCTGCCGACGGGGCCGCGAGCGGCGTGGGGGCCGCGCTGGGATCGGTGGTGTCGGTGTGGGGTGGGTCCTCGGCGGCCTCGCGGTCCGCGTCCGCTTCGACTCCGACGGGGGGCTCGCTCGGCTCGCTGTCGCGGCCTTCCGGAGCGCCCGCTTCTCGGGCTGTCGCGTCGGCTTCGCTGACGGAGCCCTCGTCCTGCACAGGCACCCCCGCGTCGCGGGCTGCGGCGCGTCGTCGCCATGCGGGGCGCGCCGGTGCGTCGGCGGCGTCCGCCTCGGTGTTCCGCGCGGGCGCAACCCCTTCGGGCGGCGGGGTCTGTGCCGACAGCGGCGTGACCATGCCGAGCACCGTGAGCAGCGCGATGCAGCGGCCCACGAGGAGCACTCGGCAAGGGGTGAGCGAGGCGCGCACGGTCATCGCACCCAGCCCTTCTCGATGAGCACACGCGCCAGCGCGCCGCGCAGGTGCACCTCCACGCGGTAGACCTGACCGTCCATCTCTTCGAGGAGGCCCAAGTGCGCCAGCCGCGCCAGCTCGGCATGCGCCGTGCCTTGGTCGATGCGGAACAGGTGCGCCTGCACGCGCGGGTGCATCCAGCCCTGGCGCATGATCTGGTAGAGCGTGATCAGCACCTCGTCCGGAAGCCGCGAGAGCGCCGCATAGGGCGAGGGCGGCACGCGACCCACGCGCACCAGCTCGTCGTTCTGCACGCCACGGATGGACGCCAGCCAGAGCCGCAGCGCGTCGCGCACCAGACCACCGCTGGCCGCGTGCAGCTCCTGGAAGTAGTGGTCCATGGGCCCACGCAGGCGGCTGGCCGAGCGCGCCAACCAAGCCTCGAAGCGCGAGTCCCCGTCCACGCTCTCGAACGCGGTGCCGAGCCCGCTGTGGCTGGCGCGGTCCATCACGGCCCCGCGCAGCGCCTCCGCCGAGAGCGGCTCGAGCCGGATGCGGTCGGGGAAGGCGTCGGCCAGAGGCGCCACGCTACTGGCGTAGCGGAAGAACACTTCGTCGGCGTGCAGCAGCCAGGCGTGTCGGCCGCCGTCGGCGATCACGATGTCCGCAAAGCGGCGCAGCGCCTCGAAGCCGCCCGGCTCCATGCTCAGCAGCCAGTGGACACCATCCACCACCACCAGCTGGCCCTCGGAGCCACCGCGCACCACCTCGTCGAAGACGTTCGCGTCGCTGGGCGCGGTGAGCGTCACACGCCTCACGTGCTTGAATCGCCCGGTGCGCACGATGGCGTTCGACACGGCGGCCTTGCCCACGCCGTCGATGCCCACCAGCACCACGCTGCGCATGCGGCCCTTCACGCGACGCGCCAGGATCTCCTGCGCGTGGTGGATCTCGCGCTCGCGCCCGAGCAGCACGTCGCCGGCCTCCATGGTGTCCGCCGAGAAGAGCCGCTTGTAGATCACGGGCAGATCCGCGCGTGGAGCCGGGGCCGCAAAAGCCTTCGGGTCCATCGCGGGCGGCCGCACCACCCCCTTGACGCCCAGCGTGTCGCGCCAGCGCTCGTAGCGCTCTTCGCCGGCGATGAGCCGCAGCGAGCCCATCACCTGCCGGCGCAGGCGCGCCAGCGCTCCTGGCAGCTGCTCTGCCCG from Sandaracinaceae bacterium includes the following:
- a CDS encoding mechanosensitive ion channel codes for the protein MTVRASLTPCRVLLVGRCIALLTVLGMVTPLSAQTPPPEGVAPARNTEADAADAPARPAWRRRAAARDAGVPVQDEGSVSEADATAREAGAPEGRDSEPSEPPVGVEADADREAAEDPPHTDTTDPSAAPTPLAAPSAASEAMDAGVPSEALPDAGPPDASVAAPAALVVDAGVPADAGVLPVVAPVPPPAPTTTFVQVPMPFVPPTEVGDPWEGLREIIPGIPTGGIGPLGLLALLALMALISGVIERLRARLLRDGWLPTLLSFVQVAARLLALLIALALVIQVVPANVRWVVYFILMASGAALGWSMRDVMPDLIAGIVIVFERRIRRGMWIRSDEFSGAVERIGLRSSWLRDSKGHRVAVPNRMLMQIPIVSDEEGDTVQEVVLRLGSKGNAADIRRALRDAVLASPWTTPQCEPQVLRDPVDPELWQVRGRLLSASFASAFQGQLLERAEAHLATLEAKAARPRETTVGEEGAGASPATTKHPKLDKGEKPDKPQEKPPKTPAS